A part of Natronorubrum sediminis genomic DNA contains:
- a CDS encoding ATP-dependent DNA helicase translates to MTDWRSIFGHREPYDEQVDGIESAIDTAREDGYTVIEGACGTGKTMIALTAGIDLVRDPDTDYERVFVLTSVKQQLRQFETDLETINENLPDDWNPVSGLTLVGKADVCPYNREGKAGIDDGNVYDRCETLRDRTRDLTGEGGDTTAQNLATRARSQQIGLADSGSRGGGTSQFLETAGEPTPYPPALPEYGEGGPVGAEIEYCPFYAQYLEDLPEDGSDGDAVEAVPYDFTEAGMLTPEDLVARSVAHGTCPHSVMGAVLGHVEVVIGNYYHAFDPQTTGSFTGALLDDSTFVVCDEAHMLEPRVRDLVSDGVGDRTLRDAEGELSRVIQPVKFEREGRQAQGGSKTADADLVRAELNDSDVTYDELTRTLEFVQDVRSELDRRVTAFLDRKHRGWQSNLAELDDAEIPLRDPAEPAEDELTEWAQTEGYSDVDWVRVESVGAVVERILNEAEDEDRTRAAPTVGRVLGEWYRRGHTDYFREIELERTWDDTEPADSWRRAYNARFSLHNCVPSDAIGDRLASFGGGILMSATLEPMDAFTDVTGLQYLEREEDRPVVERRYGLHFPAENRESFAVAAPKFTYDNRGPPGDENPTRTHYVDAISKVGRLPGNVLVGMPSYAEADWTASALEDRLEKPVLLDAASDAETTQSLKREFFDGDGKVLVTSLRGTLTEGVDYSGDRLSAAVICGVPIVNTSSPRTKAVRRAYEDEFGDGFTYALTIPAVRKARQAIGRVIRSPQDVGVRVLLDERYARDSWDSVRPFLPDDGEFQAVSPDMLEMGLDRIRSRLE, encoded by the coding sequence ATGACGGACTGGCGTTCGATCTTCGGCCACCGCGAGCCCTACGACGAGCAAGTCGACGGCATCGAATCCGCTATCGACACCGCTCGAGAGGACGGCTATACCGTCATCGAAGGGGCCTGTGGTACCGGGAAGACGATGATCGCGCTCACCGCCGGGATCGACCTCGTTCGCGACCCCGACACCGACTACGAGCGCGTCTTCGTTCTCACGAGCGTCAAACAGCAACTGCGCCAGTTCGAAACCGACCTCGAGACGATCAACGAGAATTTGCCCGACGACTGGAACCCCGTTTCGGGGCTCACGCTCGTCGGAAAGGCCGACGTCTGTCCGTACAACCGCGAGGGGAAAGCTGGCATCGACGACGGCAACGTCTACGACCGCTGTGAGACGCTCCGTGATCGAACCCGCGACCTCACTGGCGAAGGCGGCGATACGACCGCACAGAACCTCGCCACACGCGCTCGCAGCCAACAGATCGGACTGGCGGATAGCGGCTCTCGTGGCGGCGGAACCAGCCAGTTCCTCGAGACCGCGGGCGAACCGACGCCGTATCCGCCAGCTCTCCCCGAGTACGGTGAGGGCGGCCCGGTAGGTGCCGAAATCGAGTACTGTCCGTTTTACGCGCAGTATCTCGAGGACCTCCCCGAGGATGGCAGCGATGGTGACGCAGTCGAAGCCGTCCCCTACGACTTCACCGAGGCGGGAATGCTCACGCCCGAAGACCTGGTCGCGCGCTCCGTCGCCCACGGAACCTGCCCGCACTCGGTGATGGGGGCCGTGTTGGGCCACGTCGAGGTCGTCATCGGAAACTACTACCACGCGTTCGATCCACAGACGACCGGGTCGTTCACCGGAGCGCTCCTCGACGACTCGACGTTCGTCGTCTGCGACGAGGCTCACATGTTAGAACCCCGCGTGCGCGATCTGGTCAGTGACGGCGTGGGAGACCGTACCCTCCGAGACGCCGAAGGCGAACTCTCTCGAGTCATCCAGCCGGTCAAGTTCGAACGTGAGGGCAGACAGGCACAGGGTGGCTCGAAGACGGCCGACGCGGACCTCGTCAGGGCGGAACTGAACGATAGCGACGTTACCTACGACGAACTCACCCGAACGCTCGAGTTCGTCCAGGACGTTCGGAGCGAACTCGACCGACGAGTGACCGCGTTTCTCGACCGGAAACACAGGGGGTGGCAGTCGAATCTCGCGGAGCTCGACGATGCCGAGATTCCCCTCCGCGATCCGGCCGAGCCCGCGGAAGACGAACTGACAGAGTGGGCCCAAACGGAAGGGTACAGTGACGTCGATTGGGTTCGTGTCGAATCCGTCGGTGCCGTCGTCGAGCGAATTTTGAACGAAGCCGAAGACGAAGACAGAACTCGCGCAGCCCCCACCGTCGGTCGCGTCCTGGGCGAGTGGTACCGTCGCGGTCACACCGACTACTTCCGAGAGATCGAACTCGAGCGCACGTGGGACGACACCGAGCCGGCCGATTCCTGGCGACGCGCGTACAACGCTCGTTTCTCCTTGCACAACTGCGTGCCGAGCGACGCCATCGGCGACCGACTCGCCTCCTTTGGCGGCGGCATCCTCATGAGCGCGACCCTCGAGCCGATGGACGCGTTTACCGACGTGACTGGCTTGCAGTACCTCGAGCGCGAAGAAGACCGGCCGGTCGTCGAACGACGCTACGGTCTCCACTTCCCGGCCGAAAACCGCGAGAGTTTCGCGGTCGCTGCGCCGAAGTTCACTTACGATAACCGCGGCCCTCCCGGGGACGAGAACCCGACTCGAACGCACTACGTGGACGCCATATCGAAAGTCGGCCGGCTTCCCGGCAACGTTCTGGTCGGCATGCCGAGTTACGCCGAGGCCGACTGGACCGCCAGCGCGCTCGAGGACCGCCTCGAGAAACCCGTCTTACTCGACGCGGCGAGCGACGCCGAGACGACCCAGTCGCTTAAACGCGAGTTCTTCGACGGCGATGGGAAGGTTCTCGTCACGAGCCTCCGGGGAACGCTCACCGAGGGCGTCGATTACAGTGGCGACCGCCTCTCGGCGGCCGTCATCTGTGGCGTGCCGATCGTCAACACCTCGAGTCCGCGGACGAAGGCGGTCCGACGGGCCTACGAGGACGAATTCGGCGACGGGTTCACCTACGCGCTCACGATTCCGGCGGTCAGAAAGGCTCGTCAGGCGATCGGACGCGTCATTCGCTCTCCACAGGATGTCGGCGTCCGCGTGCTCCTCGACGAACGGTACGCGCGCGATAGCTGGGATTCGGTTCGGCCGTTCCTCCCCGACGACGGCGAGTTCCAGGCCGTCAGCCCGGATATGCTCGAGATGGGTCTCGATCGGATTCGGTCGCGTCTCGAGTAA
- a CDS encoding DUF7521 family protein, producing MDEYVLLIAVANTATVLTGGAVALLAYRAFRRTGSGALRALAIGFSFIVAGSVFGAFVHLLGDNVALGVTIQSSFTAGGFGIVLYSLYAETSMTTTVTIRQSE from the coding sequence ATGGACGAGTACGTTCTCCTCATCGCGGTCGCGAACACCGCAACGGTCCTCACAGGCGGGGCCGTCGCGTTACTCGCCTACCGCGCCTTTCGTCGGACTGGGTCTGGCGCATTGCGAGCGCTCGCGATCGGGTTTAGCTTCATCGTCGCCGGGTCGGTCTTCGGCGCGTTCGTCCACCTCCTCGGTGACAACGTCGCCCTCGGCGTCACGATTCAGAGTTCGTTCACCGCTGGCGGGTTCGGAATCGTCCTGTACTCGCTGTACGCCGAGACGTCGATGACGACCACCGTCACGATTCGTCAGTCCGAATAA
- a CDS encoding thiamine ABC transporter substrate-binding protein, which yields MKRRTVVRALGGVGTGATAGLAGCLTRNGDDEPPNGDDGDPEPDEPRYDSTLRVATYRSMVEGPNPAGEWLEEAFTEEFPDAELEWVVPNGGVDHYIRRSEYSGQIDVDVLFGFTVGDLTRIDERIEEGRLLRELNLERVEGVDEIQDEYEFGDPHGRALPFDTGFVNLVYDGNELEGPETFDELLDGEYEETLLAQDPRTSNPGQAFFLWTIDAMGESEAFEWWEDLVDAGVDVRRSWSDSYVDGYLEEERPMVVSYSTDPAFAAREADDTTRHQVAFLDDEGYALPEGMGIFEEATEPDLAYGFLSTILTEEAQSELAHRNLQFPVIDGIDTDSAFDGIAREPSDPVALGYDDLEGTVTDWLEEWDDRVGDDVLENE from the coding sequence ATGAAACGCCGGACGGTCGTTCGTGCCCTCGGCGGCGTCGGGACGGGAGCCACGGCTGGACTCGCCGGCTGTCTGACGCGAAACGGGGACGACGAGCCACCGAACGGCGACGACGGCGATCCAGAGCCCGACGAACCGCGATACGACAGCACGCTCAGGGTCGCGACGTACCGGTCGATGGTCGAAGGCCCGAACCCGGCCGGCGAGTGGCTCGAGGAGGCGTTTACGGAGGAGTTCCCCGACGCCGAACTCGAGTGGGTGGTTCCAAACGGCGGCGTCGACCACTACATTCGCCGCTCGGAGTACAGCGGCCAGATCGACGTCGACGTGCTCTTTGGCTTTACCGTCGGCGACCTCACACGAATCGACGAGCGAATCGAGGAAGGGAGACTCCTTCGCGAACTCAATCTCGAGCGAGTCGAGGGCGTCGACGAAATCCAAGACGAGTACGAGTTCGGTGATCCACACGGACGGGCACTGCCGTTCGACACGGGCTTCGTGAACCTCGTGTACGACGGGAACGAACTCGAAGGGCCGGAGACGTTCGACGAGCTGTTGGACGGCGAGTACGAGGAAACCCTCCTCGCACAGGATCCGCGAACGTCCAACCCGGGACAGGCTTTCTTCCTGTGGACGATCGACGCGATGGGTGAATCCGAGGCCTTCGAGTGGTGGGAAGACCTCGTCGACGCCGGCGTCGACGTCCGCCGATCCTGGAGCGATTCCTACGTCGACGGCTACCTCGAGGAGGAGCGCCCGATGGTCGTCTCGTACTCGACCGATCCCGCCTTCGCCGCCAGAGAAGCAGACGACACGACTCGCCACCAGGTCGCATTTCTGGACGACGAAGGGTACGCGCTCCCCGAGGGAATGGGGATCTTCGAGGAGGCGACCGAACCCGATCTCGCCTACGGCTTTCTCAGCACGATCCTCACAGAAGAAGCCCAATCCGAACTCGCTCACCGAAATCTCCAGTTCCCCGTCATCGACGGCATCGACACCGACTCGGCGTTCGACGGCATCGCTCGCGAACCGTCCGATCCCGTCGCGCTGGGCTACGACGACCTCGAGGGGACTGTCACCGACTGGCTCGAGGAGTGGGACGACCGCGTCGGCGACGACGTCCTCGAGAACGAGTAG
- a CDS encoding ABC transporter permease — protein sequence MRPGASLALAWRSIRGHKLRSSLTTLGIVIGIAAVIAFVTLGASLQAGVIGDISPDDQRNSYGWASDPDTEGGPLAGAQPVFSEDDLETLSDDEDIDAAYGYMPISTQALVYEDELSPQSDALVAAGPTYIRDDTLEEGRQFEQGEREAVVNPAVAGQFEEDLEIGDELTVALQGGEQTSVTVVGITETSEGLSPFEGFEPSPRVYVPTDPYYTEDAAGDLPGGEAGGDGDAAGGEGTEGGEATDENAGENGEEDDQAMADARFLAIVVEAESADEEAIDRAQESATTYLESEDSDAGELLDEDLEMTLQTSTELLQQLEDVLGLLQNFIVGIAALSLLVGSIGIANIMLVSVTERTREIGIMKAVGAQNREILGLFLAEAVILGVVGAIIGTILGLAAGYLGVWYIDLPLVYPYEYVALAIAVGVLVGILSGLYPAWRAARTDPIDALRYE from the coding sequence ATGCGTCCCGGTGCGAGTCTGGCGCTCGCCTGGCGGTCGATTCGAGGGCACAAACTTCGCTCGTCGCTGACGACGCTCGGCATCGTCATCGGCATCGCAGCCGTGATCGCGTTCGTCACGCTTGGAGCGAGCCTGCAGGCGGGCGTCATCGGCGACATTAGCCCCGACGACCAGCGAAATAGCTACGGCTGGGCGAGCGACCCCGACACCGAGGGCGGCCCGCTGGCCGGTGCCCAACCCGTCTTCAGTGAGGACGACCTCGAGACGCTCTCCGACGACGAGGATATCGACGCCGCCTACGGCTACATGCCGATTTCGACGCAGGCGCTCGTCTACGAGGACGAACTCTCTCCACAGAGCGACGCGCTGGTCGCGGCCGGGCCGACGTACATCAGAGACGACACGCTCGAGGAGGGCCGACAGTTCGAACAGGGCGAACGCGAGGCGGTCGTCAATCCCGCCGTCGCCGGCCAGTTCGAGGAGGATCTCGAGATCGGCGACGAACTGACCGTCGCGTTACAGGGCGGCGAGCAGACCAGCGTCACCGTCGTCGGCATCACCGAAACGTCGGAGGGGCTGAGTCCCTTCGAGGGCTTCGAGCCGTCGCCGCGAGTGTACGTCCCGACGGACCCCTACTACACCGAAGACGCTGCCGGGGACCTCCCCGGAGGCGAGGCCGGCGGTGACGGCGACGCCGCCGGCGGGGAGGGCACCGAAGGGGGCGAAGCTACCGACGAGAATGCTGGCGAGAACGGCGAGGAGGACGATCAGGCGATGGCAGACGCCCGCTTCCTCGCCATCGTCGTCGAAGCCGAATCGGCTGACGAGGAAGCGATCGATCGCGCCCAGGAGAGTGCGACTACCTACCTCGAGAGCGAGGACTCCGACGCCGGTGAATTGCTCGACGAGGACCTCGAGATGACGTTACAGACGAGTACGGAGTTGCTCCAGCAACTCGAGGACGTGTTGGGCCTCCTACAGAACTTCATCGTCGGCATCGCCGCGCTCTCGTTGCTCGTCGGCTCCATCGGCATCGCGAACATCATGCTCGTCTCCGTCACCGAACGAACCCGCGAAATCGGGATCATGAAGGCTGTCGGGGCCCAAAACCGAGAGATTCTGGGGTTATTCCTCGCCGAAGCAGTGATCCTCGGCGTCGTCGGAGCGATCATCGGCACGATACTCGGTCTCGCCGCGGGCTATCTCGGCGTCTGGTACATCGATCTGCCGCTGGTCTACCCCTACGAATACGTCGCGCTGGCGATTGCCGTCGGCGTCCTCGTCGGAATCCTCTCGGGCCTGTATCCGGCCTGGCGAGCGGCGCGAACGGATCCGATCGACGCGCTCCGATACGAGTGA
- a CDS encoding ABC transporter ATP-binding protein, whose translation MATSDPATTGDSGSAVSLQNVHKTYHLGEPVHALDGVSLEIPRGSYTAIMGPSGSGKSTLMNLVGCLDTPTSGTVVVDGRDVGSLSDAERTTLRGTTVGFVFQTFNLMPRLSALENVAMPQLFRNIGRAERRERASALLERVGLADRADHLPNELSGGQRQRVALARALVNEPELILADEPTGNLDTETGANVLELFAEFHEAGTTMVVVTHERHVATHAERIVHLLDGTLEDVESLEESDGTDDRSGVHGGH comes from the coding sequence ATGGCGACATCGGACCCAGCGACTACCGGTGACTCCGGGTCGGCAGTCTCCCTCCAGAACGTCCACAAGACCTACCACCTCGGTGAGCCAGTTCACGCGCTCGACGGCGTCTCACTCGAGATTCCGCGAGGGTCGTACACGGCGATCATGGGCCCGAGTGGCTCCGGCAAGTCGACGTTGATGAACCTCGTTGGCTGTCTCGACACGCCGACGAGTGGCACCGTCGTGGTTGACGGCCGCGACGTTGGCAGTCTGAGCGACGCCGAGCGAACGACCCTCCGCGGGACGACCGTCGGCTTCGTCTTCCAGACGTTCAACCTCATGCCGCGCCTGTCCGCCCTCGAGAACGTGGCGATGCCACAGCTGTTTCGAAACATTGGCCGAGCGGAACGCCGTGAACGAGCGAGTGCGTTGCTCGAGCGCGTCGGCCTCGCGGATCGAGCGGACCACCTCCCGAATGAACTCTCCGGCGGGCAGCGACAGCGGGTGGCGCTGGCTCGAGCGCTCGTCAACGAACCCGAACTCATCCTCGCCGACGAGCCGACGGGCAATCTGGACACCGAAACCGGCGCGAACGTGCTCGAACTGTTCGCCGAGTTCCACGAGGCCGGGACGACGATGGTCGTCGTGACCCACGAACGCCACGTCGCCACCCACGCCGAACGGATCGTTCACCTGCTCGATGGAACGCTCGAGGACGTCGAGTCGCTCGAGGAATCCGACGGCACGGACGATCGAAGCGGCGTACACGGAGGCCACTGA
- a CDS encoding DUF5788 family protein, whose protein sequence is MMDTTERRKLLERANSQSATIGQELPDTITVGEAQLPLEEFLIETRKIDGIPDDVKPVLRETELELTDERSRLVERLESAPIDRAEGEELLEMIVGIDRARNALRSLRRDRFAAQTRTASLDGHERWLEFVNSIRR, encoded by the coding sequence ATGATGGATACGACCGAACGACGAAAGCTCCTCGAGCGTGCGAATAGCCAGAGTGCGACCATCGGACAAGAACTGCCAGACACCATCACCGTCGGTGAGGCACAACTGCCACTCGAGGAGTTCCTCATCGAGACGCGCAAGATCGACGGCATTCCGGACGACGTGAAGCCGGTGCTCCGGGAGACGGAACTGGAACTGACCGACGAGCGGAGTCGACTCGTCGAACGCCTCGAGTCGGCACCGATCGATCGCGCGGAAGGCGAGGAACTCCTCGAGATGATCGTCGGTATCGACCGGGCGCGTAACGCACTGCGGAGCCTTCGACGGGATCGGTTCGCAGCGCAAACACGGACGGCCTCGCTCGACGGCCACGAACGCTGGCTCGAGTTCGTGAACTCGATCCGACGCTGA
- a CDS encoding ABC transporter ATP-binding protein, translating to MATIDISNVTKRYGSETALEDLSLTVRRGDIYGFLGPNGAGKSTTINLLLDFIRPTTGDVRVFGLDAADDTLEIRSRTGILPEGVACYDRLTGRQHVAFAIESNEAADDPDDLLERVGIADAADQKAGGYSKGMAQRLMLATALVGEPDLLILDEPSTGLDPNGAREMREIIREENARGATVFFSSHVLGQVEAICDRVGILRDGQLIAEDTVDGLRDSMPNQTQLRLHLDEIPEDASAARAALESIEGVSRVTTDGSTVVVTCGDGTKTTVMRTIEEYGVTVEDFATDESSLEDLFVAYTEGDAREVTQ from the coding sequence ATGGCGACGATCGATATTTCCAACGTGACGAAACGATACGGGTCGGAAACCGCGCTCGAGGATTTGTCTCTCACCGTCCGACGCGGCGACATATACGGCTTCCTCGGTCCGAACGGGGCTGGCAAGTCGACGACGATCAACTTGCTCCTCGACTTTATTCGACCGACGACGGGCGACGTCCGCGTCTTCGGTCTCGACGCTGCCGACGACACGCTCGAGATTCGGTCCCGGACCGGAATCTTACCGGAGGGCGTCGCGTGTTACGACCGACTGACCGGTCGCCAGCACGTCGCGTTCGCTATCGAATCGAACGAGGCGGCCGACGATCCGGACGACCTCCTCGAGCGAGTTGGGATCGCCGACGCGGCCGACCAGAAGGCCGGGGGCTACTCGAAGGGAATGGCCCAGCGACTCATGCTCGCGACGGCGCTCGTGGGCGAGCCGGATCTCCTCATCTTGGACGAGCCGTCGACGGGACTCGATCCCAACGGGGCCCGCGAGATGCGCGAGATCATCCGCGAGGAGAACGCTCGCGGCGCGACGGTCTTTTTCTCCTCGCACGTCCTCGGCCAGGTGGAAGCCATCTGCGACCGGGTGGGAATCCTCCGGGACGGCCAGTTGATCGCCGAAGATACCGTCGACGGCCTTCGGGACTCGATGCCGAATCAGACTCAGCTTCGTCTCCACCTCGATGAGATTCCCGAGGACGCCTCGGCCGCACGGGCGGCCCTCGAGTCGATTGAAGGGGTCTCGCGGGTGACGACGGACGGATCGACGGTCGTCGTCACCTGTGGGGATGGCACGAAGACGACCGTCATGCGGACCATCGAGGAGTACGGCGTCACCGTCGAGGACTTCGCAACCGACGAATCATCGCTCGAGGACCTGTTCGTCGCGTACACCGAGGGCGATGCTCGAGAGGTGACTCAATGA
- a CDS encoding ABC transporter permease produces the protein MSAITVGKKEFRDAVRSRKLALLTAVFALFTLGGAYLASWAGDLFAEVDGEGAQSTTELVLALQSPAGFLVPIIALVISYAAIARERERGSLKFLLGQPHSRREVVAGKILGRSAVVAVSILVGFGVGFVGLIVFVGSVSIVDYLLFTLVTMLFGAVYVCIGVGISAMTRSTTTAAVGVVGLIVVFWIVWGSLAQGLLFWREGSMMVDPLPEWFVSFVSIPPDSAYSSALSVVLGEGGFAMADVYQTESVPLLAEPWFGFVLLALWALVPVAIGLWRFDRADLS, from the coding sequence ATGAGTGCGATCACCGTCGGGAAGAAGGAGTTTCGAGACGCCGTTCGCTCGCGAAAGCTGGCGCTTTTGACGGCCGTCTTCGCCCTGTTCACGCTCGGCGGCGCGTATCTAGCGTCGTGGGCGGGCGACCTCTTCGCGGAGGTCGACGGCGAGGGTGCCCAGTCGACGACGGAACTCGTCCTCGCACTGCAGAGTCCCGCGGGGTTTCTCGTGCCGATCATCGCGCTGGTAATTAGCTACGCGGCGATCGCTCGCGAACGCGAGCGAGGGAGCCTGAAGTTCTTGCTGGGGCAGCCACACAGTCGCCGCGAGGTCGTCGCGGGAAAAATCCTCGGCCGATCTGCCGTCGTCGCCGTCTCGATTCTCGTCGGCTTCGGCGTGGGCTTCGTCGGACTCATCGTCTTCGTTGGGTCGGTATCGATCGTCGACTATCTGCTGTTTACGCTCGTGACGATGCTGTTCGGGGCCGTCTACGTCTGTATCGGCGTGGGGATCTCCGCGATGACGCGGTCGACGACGACGGCAGCCGTCGGAGTCGTCGGGCTGATCGTCGTATTTTGGATCGTCTGGGGCTCCCTCGCGCAGGGGCTCCTGTTCTGGCGAGAGGGGAGCATGATGGTCGATCCACTGCCCGAGTGGTTCGTGAGCTTTGTCTCTATCCCACCGGATTCGGCCTACAGCAGTGCACTCAGTGTCGTCCTCGGTGAAGGCGGGTTTGCGATGGCAGACGTCTATCAAACGGAGAGCGTTCCGTTGCTCGCCGAGCCTTGGTTCGGCTTCGTCCTGCTCGCACTCTGGGCGCTCGTCCCGGTGGCGATCGGTCTGTGGCGGTTCGATCGAGCGGACCTCTCGTAG
- the rpiA gene encoding ribose-5-phosphate isomerase RpiA, producing the protein MKTTGGSDAAKRRAGERAAERAEDGFVVGLGTGSTTAYAIDALGRAIDDGLEIRGIPTSFQSRQAALEAGIPLTTLEEVDDVDLAIDGADQVADDPTADAYGALIKGGGGAHTREKLVDSAADEFVVVADPSKLASTLERSVPVEVIPDAYSVVSERVRELGGDPTLRTAECKDGPVVTDNGNLLLDCAFGSIDDPERLSSALARVPGVLDHGLFVDLADLTYVGTDDGVETREY; encoded by the coding sequence ATGAAAACGACGGGCGGTTCGGACGCAGCGAAGCGCCGAGCGGGTGAACGCGCCGCCGAACGGGCCGAAGACGGATTCGTCGTCGGATTGGGAACCGGATCGACGACCGCCTACGCGATCGACGCGCTCGGTCGGGCCATCGACGACGGACTCGAGATCCGCGGCATTCCGACCTCGTTCCAATCCCGGCAGGCTGCACTCGAGGCGGGCATTCCGCTCACGACGCTCGAGGAAGTCGACGACGTCGACCTCGCGATTGACGGGGCGGATCAGGTTGCAGACGACCCGACAGCCGACGCCTACGGTGCCCTGATCAAGGGCGGAGGCGGTGCGCACACTCGCGAGAAACTCGTCGACTCGGCGGCCGACGAGTTCGTCGTCGTCGCCGATCCCTCGAAACTCGCGTCGACGCTCGAGCGATCCGTGCCGGTTGAAGTGATCCCCGACGCCTACAGTGTCGTCTCCGAGCGCGTGCGGGAGCTGGGCGGCGACCCGACGCTTCGAACGGCGGAGTGCAAGGACGGTCCGGTCGTCACCGACAACGGAAATCTCCTGTTGGACTGTGCCTTCGGATCGATCGACGACCCCGAACGGCTGTCGTCTGCGCTCGCTCGAGTTCCGGGCGTTCTCGATCACGGCTTGTTCGTCGACCTGGCCGATCTCACGTATGTCGGGACCGACGACGGCGTCGAAACGCGCGAGTACTGA